A single genomic interval of Corvus hawaiiensis isolate bCorHaw1 chromosome 5, bCorHaw1.pri.cur, whole genome shotgun sequence harbors:
- the SYNPO2 gene encoding synaptopodin-2 isoform X2 gives MLPNCTRKMGTGDYLCIAMSGGAPWGFRLQGGKEQKQPLQIAKVRSKSKAAKAGLCEGDEVVSINGKPCGDLTYAEVIVLMESLTDILQMLVKRSSSGINDTLSAERENGKHKSIKTEDYRENTTLQMNTAQEIPHGDLCITEIYSGTHHGAAESNTHFSETKQETTQSHRIPPKVIGTPKVLVTDEAAFRGTAEERPGAMVELQLSLSNDMHKATNAPAVTLLGAEKCPPPGKGPGAPQDGSSPLIAVPLGVKEGNIQWSNKVVQFSSSKEVKRIQGAVPSIPRVEVILDCSDREKETPRSQSERGCVDSQVEGGQSEAPPSLLSFAISPEATEQGEDSKHSEKDHRPLKHRARHARLRRSESLSEKQVKEAKSKCKSIALLLTAAPNPNSKGVLMFKKRRQRARKYTLVSYGTGELERYEDEGEEGEGEEGDKENTFEVSLLATSESEIDEDFFSDIDKDGKIVTFDWDSGLLEVEKKTKSGEEMQTLADSTGKGALMFAKRRQRMDQITAEQEEMKANTVQTEEHRETTMTENFQKVSSSVYQSKEEEMSRQQTCVSKSYTDVSQNHKVVQQNGFGLAPGTNLSFQSSGAQKAASLNKTAKPFPSGVQNRAAAPFSPVRNVTSPLSDAAAPPPYCSVSPPAEAFYRPVSAPVASKAAPAAWAATEPTEHIASRDERIAVPAKRTGILQEAKRRSTSKPMFNFKDAPKVSPNPALLSLVHNAEGKKGTGAGFESGPEEDYLSLGAEACNFMQTQASKQKAPPPVAPKPSLKVSPSAGAPVSPVWSPSAAASNKPPSFPAPVSPQAAYPAPPKSPQYPHSPIHPPSTLNLAGPFKGPQANLASPNLAPKSTPVTPSAGETKPPFEMPPAMSGKGAQLFARRHSRMEKYVVDSETVQANMARASSPTPSLPASWKYSSNVRAPPPVAYNPIHCPSYPPAATKPSSKAAAATKSTKRKPKKGLNALDIMKHQPYQLDPSLFTFQPPKESLAMKQTSKLSISKQTLPLPTYLPPGAGSPTRARPSSVYSVPAYGSQPLFSSNASLPGNESYSPTGYSAFSKPETTTSSLFTAPRPKFSAKKAGVTAQDPFPDLLALKFQTLWF, from the exons GTTCgcagcaaaagcaaagcagccAAGGCTGGACTGTGCGAGGGGGATGAGGTGGTGTCTATCAATGGCAAGCCTTGTGGAGACCTAACCTATGCTGAGGTCATCGTTCTGATGGAAAGCCTGACTGACATCCTGCAGATGCTTGTCAAGAG ATCCTCCAGTGGAATAAATGACACCTTGAgtgctgaaagagaaaatgggaaGCACAAGAGCATAAAAACTGAGGACTATAGGGAGAACACCACACTGCAAATGAACACAGCGCAAGAGATACCCCATGGAGATTTGTGCATCACAGAGATTTACAGTGGGACTCACCACGGAGCAGCAGAAAGCAACACACACttttctgaaacaaagcaaGAGACCACACAAAGCCACAGAATTCCTCCTAAAGTGATAGGAACCCCCAAGGTGCTTGTGACAGATGAGGCTGCTTTCAGAGGGACGGCAGAAGAAAGGCCAGGTGCTATGGTTGAGCTGCAGTTGTCCCTCTCAAATGACATGCACAAGGCCACCAATGCTCCTGCTGTGACTCTGTTGGGGGCAGAAAAGTGCCCCCCTCCAGGCAAAGGACCCGGTGCACCACAGGACGGGAGCAGCCCCCTCATCGCAGTTCCCCTGGGTGTGAAGGAGGGCAACATCCAGTGGTCAAACAAAGTAGTCCAGTTTTCTAGCAGCAAAGAGGTCAAGAGGATCCAAGGTGCAGTTCCATCTATCCCCAGGGTGGAGGTGATCCTAGACTGCTCAgacagggagaaggaaacacCCAGGTCTCAGTCTGAAAGGGGGTGTGTTGATTCTCAAGTAGAAGGAGGGCAGTCAGAagcacctccttccctcctctcctttgCAATCTCACCAGAagccacagagcagggagaagacAGCAAGCACTCGGAAAAGGATCACAGACCTCTCAAGCACAGGGCAAGGCACGCAA GGCTCCGACGAAGTGAGAGCCTGTCAGAGAAGCAGGTCAAAGAAGCCAAATCTAAATGTAAGAGTATTgcactgctgctgacagcagctccCAACCCCAATTCCAAGGGGGTGTTGATGTTCAAGAAGCGCCGCCAAAGGGCGAGGAAATACACTTTAGTCAGCTACGGGACTGGGGAGTTAGAACGTTACGAGGACGAGGGGGAAGAGGGTGAAGGTGAAGAGGGGGACAAGGAAAACACCTTCGAGGTGAGTTTGCTTGCAACGAGTGAGTCGGAAATAGATGAAGATTTTTTCTCTGACATTGACAAGGACGGGAAGATCGTGACATTTGACTGGGACAGTGGTCTGCTCGAGGtggaaaagaagacaaaaagtgGAGAGGAGATGCAGACACTTGCAgacagcacagggaaaggggCCCTCATGTTTGCCAAGAGGCGGCAGAGGATGGATCAGATTACAGCGGAGCAAGAGGAGATGAAGGCAAACACAGTGCAGACAGAGGAGCACAGGGAAACCACCATGACGGAGAACTTCCAGAAAGTGAGCTCTTCTGTCTATCAatcaaaagaggaggaaatgtcAAGACAGCAGACCTGTGTGAGCAAAAGCTACACAGATGTGAGCCAGAATCACAAGGTGGTACAACAAAATGGCTTTGGCTTAGCACCTGGCACAAACCTCTCTTTTCAGTCCTCTGGAGCTCAAAAAGCAGCATCTTTGAATAAAACAGCAAAGCCCTTCCCTTCCGGGGTTCAAAACCGAGCAGCTGCACCATTTTCACCTGTAAGAAATGTCACCAGTCCCCTTTCAGATGCAGCAGCACCGCCTCCTTACTGCTCTGTCAGCCCACCAGCTGAGGCTTTCTACAGACCTGTCTCAGCTCCTGTGGCCAGCAAGGCTGCCCCGGCCGCGTGGGCAGCCACCGAGCCCACAGAACACATCGCGTCCAGGGATGAAAGGATTGCTGTGCCAGCCAAAAGAACCGGGATACTgcaagaggcaaagagaagaagCACTTCCAAACCTATGTTCAATTTCAAAGATGCACCCAAAGTAAGTCCTAATCCTGCCCTGTTGTCCCTTGTACACAATGCAGAGGGCAAAAAAGGTACCGGAGCTGGTTTTGAGTCAGGACCTGAAGAAGACTACCTCAGTTTGGGAGCAGAAGCTTGCAATTTCATGCAGACTCAAGCATCTAAACAAAAGGCCCCTCCTCCTGTTGCTCCAAAGCCTTCACTCAAGGTGTCTCCTTCTGCTGGTGCTCCAGTCTCACCAGTCTGgtcaccttcagctgcagcGTCCAACAAGCCTCCTTCTTTCCCAGCACCAGTCTCACCTCAGGCAGCATATCCTGCACCACCCAAATCTCCACAGTATCCTCATTCTCCTATCCATCCCCCAAGCACTCTTAACCTTGCTGGTCCTTTCAAAGGGCCTCAGGCCAACCTGGCGAGTCCAAACCTTGCCCCCAAGTCAACACCAGTCACCCCAAGTGCTGGAGAAACAAAGCCTCCCTTCGAGATGCCACCAGCTATGAGTGGGAAAGGAGCACAGCTGTTTGCCAGGAGGCATTCCCGAATGGAGAAGTATGTGGTAGATTCAGAGACTGTGCAGGCAAACATGGCACGAGCCTCATCTCCAACTCCATCTTTACCAGCTTCTTGGAAATACTCATCTAATGTCCGAGCACCTCCACCCGTTGCTTATAATCCCATCCACTGCCCATCTTACCCTCCGGCTGCTACCAAGCCTTCCTCtaaggctgctgctgctaccaaaagcacaaaaagaaaGCCTAAGAAAGGTCTCAATGCTTTGGATATTATGAAACATCAACCTTATCAACTCGATCCATCTTTATTTACTTTCCAACCACCTAAGGAAAGCCTTGCTATGAAGCAGACATCGAAGCTGTCCATTTCAAAGCAAACACTGCCTTTACCTACCTACCTTCCACCTGGTGCTGGATCTCCTACAAGGGCCCGGCCTTCTTCGGTGTACTCCGTGCCAGCCTACGGTTCCCAGCCTTTGTTCTCGTCAAATGCCTCTCTCCCAGGAAATGAATCATATTCACCCACAGGCTACTCCGCGTTTTCTAAGCCAGAAACCACCACATCCTCTTTGTTTACTGCTCCGAGGCCAAAATTTTCAGCCAAGAAAGCTGGCGTCACTGCACAG gatC